A portion of the Vespa velutina chromosome 5, iVesVel2.1, whole genome shotgun sequence genome contains these proteins:
- the LOC124949323 gene encoding nucleoplasmin-like protein isoform X2, with the protein MAEEYLYGIVLEGANSTEVWDPEHKNDDADGTNQHGYGADQKLIIKMALLGPEAKPGELNVLQVEATGLKGPMKTPIALLEMGKTAQIILDLSFPDPPVTFTLVKGSGPVHIVGHNLLGTHMEEFDDMDEELEDENIDDDDDEKAPQKKRKHSAEGRKNGTKRAKMDEAVDK; encoded by the exons ATGGCGGAAGAATATCTGTACG GAATCGTCCTTGAGGGAGCAAACTCAACCGAGGTATGGGATCCCGAGCACAAGAACGACGATGCAGATGGTACGAACCAGCATGGTTATGGAGCTGATCAGAAGCTCATCATCAAAATG GCACTTTTAGGGCCAGAAGCAAAGCCTGGAGAACTCAATGTACTACAGGTCGAAGCGACGGGACTTAAAGGACCTATGAAAACCCCTATCGCTCTTTTAGAGATGGGAAAGACAGCGCAAATTATTCTTGATCTTAGTTTTCCTGACCCACCAGTTACGTTTACCTTGGTTAAGGGTAGCGGGCCTGTTCACATAGTAGGACACAATCTTCTTG GAACACACATGGAAGAATTTGATGATATGGATGAAGAGTtagaagatgaaaatattgatgatgatgatgatgaaaag GCAcctcaaaagaaaagaaaacattctGCAGAGGGTAGAAAAAATGGCACCAAACGTGCCAAGATGGACGAAGCAGTagacaagtaa
- the LOC124949323 gene encoding nucleoplasmin-like protein isoform X1, producing the protein MAEEYLYGIVLEGANSTEVWDPEHKNDDADGTNQHGYGADQKLIIKMALLGPEAKPGELNVLQVEATGLKGPMKTPIALLEMGKTAQIILDLSFPDPPVTFTLVKGSGPVHIVGHNLLGTHMEEFDDMDEELEDENIDDDDDEKDPDDEEEEEDEPKKKNAKLTTAAKYKNQANKNKKK; encoded by the exons ATGGCGGAAGAATATCTGTACG GAATCGTCCTTGAGGGAGCAAACTCAACCGAGGTATGGGATCCCGAGCACAAGAACGACGATGCAGATGGTACGAACCAGCATGGTTATGGAGCTGATCAGAAGCTCATCATCAAAATG GCACTTTTAGGGCCAGAAGCAAAGCCTGGAGAACTCAATGTACTACAGGTCGAAGCGACGGGACTTAAAGGACCTATGAAAACCCCTATCGCTCTTTTAGAGATGGGAAAGACAGCGCAAATTATTCTTGATCTTAGTTTTCCTGACCCACCAGTTACGTTTACCTTGGTTAAGGGTAGCGGGCCTGTTCACATAGTAGGACACAATCTTCTTG GAACACACATGGAAGAATTTGATGATATGGATGAAGAGTtagaagatgaaaatattgatgatgatgatgatgaaaag GATCCTGatgatgaagaggaagaagaagatgaacctaagaagaagaatgccAAATTAACAACTGCAGCCAAATACAAAAATCAGGCtaacaagaacaagaaaaaataa
- the LOC124949433 gene encoding uncharacterized protein LOC124949433 encodes MQSSQLNGTSGSDVTGNRISSEKSECNATEKESKSLRRQFHLKVANLTETIADLQNNIYTKDIQLENMRKDGERLSTELKKQQRCNRNLKQQLDDERYFYQREKDHFCEEIQRHKNKCTNNGLKLQEQRWKELKDVRDSLDEENKQLREELAEKSEITYNLCIKFLRMKHAKDTLRHKFDQLHREHLRVMEEMMEKLDEAREELNVIISEKFQEPLPVNKAKFLQVVQRNTRLVYENATLRVQIQHLTQSLNKLKNYTEKPKAIKVDARIIAKLATQSRRRQDSEIIRKCVATSCVTQPVNISASNSSTNNSKSADKTTNGKPASKIQAKAWDKYKFVTVKEDSQETSSIKSKVGCIKENKEKEMDQNNSTSTTSTDSTTEHLQKYIEVRDVCTNT; translated from the exons ATGCAGAGTTCTCAATTAAATGGAACTTCTGGGTCTGACGTTACAGGCAATCGAATTTCTTCAGAAAAATCAGAATGTAATGCAACTGAAAAAGAATCGAAGTCACTTCGTAGACAA TTTCATTTAAAGGTAGCAAATTTAACAGAGACCATCGCCGATCTACAAAACAACATTTACACAAAAGATATTCAATTGGAGAACATGCGTAAGGACGGAGAAAGATTGTCAACTGAATTAAAGAAACAACAGAGATGTAATAGAAATCTTAAAC AACAGCTGGATGATgagagatatttttatcagagagagaaggatcaTTTTTGCGAAGAGATTCAACGTCATAAAAACAAATGTACAAACAATGGATTGAAGTTACAAGAGCAACGATGGAAAGAATTGAAGGATGTAAGAGACTCATTGGATGAGGAAAATAAACAATTGCGCGAAGAGTTAGCTGAGAAGAGTGAGATCACATATAATTTGTGTATTAAATTTCTACGTATGAAGCATGCAAAGGACACGCTTAGACACAAGTTTGATCAGTTGCACCGGGAACATTTAAGAGTAATGGAAGAAATGATGGAGAAGCTCGACGAAGCTAGGGAAGAACTCAATGTGATTATATCGGAGAAGTTTCAAGAACCATTGCCAGTTAACAAGGCTAAATTCTTGCAA GTCGTACAAAGAAATACTCGATTAGTTTATGAGAATGCGACTTTGAGAGTACAGATTCAGCATCTTACGcaaagtttaaataaattgaagaaCTATACGGAGAAGCCTAAAGCAATTAAAGTTGATGCACGCATTATAGCGAAACTTGCTACTCAAAGTCGTAGAAGGCAAGATTcggaaataattcgaaaatgtGTTGCAAC atcTTGCGTTACCCAACCAGTAAATATATCGGCCAGCAATTCGAGTACAAATAACAGCAAATCGGCTGATAAAACAACAAATGGAAAACCAGCCTCAAAGATTCAAGCTAAAGCTTGGGATAAATATAAGTTTGTAACCGTAAAGGAAGATTCTCAAGAAACAAGTTCGATTAAATCTAAAGTTGGATgtataaaagagaacaaagaaaaagaaatggatcaAAATAATTCCACTTCTACGACTAGTACAGATAGTACAACCGaacatttacaaaaatatattgaagtaCGTGACGTGTGTACGAACACGTGA